Proteins encoded together in one Carya illinoinensis cultivar Pawnee chromosome 3, C.illinoinensisPawnee_v1, whole genome shotgun sequence window:
- the LOC122304696 gene encoding probable RNA-dependent RNA polymerase 5 isoform X1: MADASYMQVPLPDPVEQLIQQICREQSQMPPGPQVRQELASIGEEKAVQLLRVISGSKIRKSLGGFILHMIRNAPCSPPQCIAPASPLRIPSSLSRSMMSPPQGSLRGSPSSNLNSAGAVSPKLLAWGELEFRKAFLILSYIGPNQLDDIDISADEIRSLKHLGMVEFEERVWKALGQHYVDREHRRRAIDWDAKKTHLYHCHVSQDGKCQFKGPYLHKTKTHLQRVLGDENVLVVKFAEEGVDRNRRSIISFDDYSMYSKIAREGIHVGTHRYCFFVFKDGGKEEKKKSPTSSPVKCYFIRMDSNATIGQSHCILSNKNICEARSRFMHAHGLSSVASYMARFSLILSKTMKLDVDLASVNIEDIDDVFCMDRDGNVVKDRDDKPRIHTDGTGFISEDLALLCPSNLYRGEQTRYENIERSPNHDELADKLLAMELSESSIREPPLLIQFRLFNNGRAIKGTLLINKKLPPRTIQVRPSMIKVEKDPKLSNIRTENSLEIVGTSNHPKRSFLSRNLIALLSYGGIPKEYFMDILINALRDAHGASSNKRAALRVSINYGEMDDFCVARMILSGIPLDESYLQHRLSILMKEEKKSLAGGKLHVPECYYLMGTADPTGILESDEVCVILENGQISGKVLVYRNPGLHFGDIHVLKATYVKALESLIGNAKYAIFFPCKGPRSLADEIAGGDFDGDMYWVSRNPQYIFLNLQLLEYFKESEPWTPTLSMQHVPNHDVATKEPGDFSSEELEEELFKLFLTTRFQPSYAKSVAADSWLALMDRLLILGDECIEERDHLKENIIQLIDIYYDALDAPKKGGRKIEVPKELKAELFPHYMERGNSFTSTSILGSIYDAVKSYQAECLSMKDVWKLPCFEVEIPEACLDKWNKCYLQYRQEMTTSLKQDEGKNEAAEEVIKKYKQILYGAEEYEESKRRMEDIFNEALAIYHITYDYAKSKGSASYCGFAWRVAGPTLIKFHAMKQDEKSFICLPSVLQEILN; this comes from the exons ATGGCGGATGCTTCTTACATGCAAGTCCCGCTCCCTGACCCGGTGGAGCAGCTTATCCAGCAAATCTGTAGGGAGCAGAGCCAGATGCCCCCCGGCCCCCAGGTGCGCCAGGAGCTTGCTTCCATTGGCGAAGAAAAGGCTGTCCAGCTCCTCCGAGTTATCTCGGGCTCTAAAATTAGGAAAAGCCTCGGCGGGTTCATCCTTCACATGATCCGCAATGCTCCCTGTTCCCCGCCTCAGTGTATCGCCCCCGCCTCTCCGCTTCGCATTCCATCCTCTCTTTCCCGCTCCATGATGAGCCCTCCTCAAG GGAGTCTTAGAGGCTCACcctcttcaaatttaaattcaGCGGGTGCTGTTAGTCCCAAGTTACTGGCCTGGGGAGAACTTGAGTTCCGAAAGGCTTTCTTAATACTAAGTTACATTGGGCC AAATCAGCTTGACGATATTGATATATCTGCTGATGAGATTAGAAGTCTGAAACATTTAGGAATGGTAGAGTTTGAAGAAAGAGTTTGGAAAGCCTTGGGCCAACACTATGTCGACAGAGAACACCGAAGAAGG GCCATTGATTGGGATGCCAAAAAGACACACCTCTACCATTGTCATGTTTCTCAGGATGGGAAATGCCAGTTCAAG GGCCCCTATTTacacaaaacaaaaactcacCTGCAAAGAGTTTTAGGAGATGAGAACGTTTTAGTTGTCAAGTTTGCTGAAGAGGGGGTGGACAGGAACAGACGGAGTATCATTTCCTTTGATGATTATTCTATGTACAGCAAGATTGCAAGAGAAGGGATTCATGTTGGTACCCATCGTTATTGCTTTTTTG TGTTTAAAGATGGTggcaaagaagaaaagaagaagagccCAACTTCTTCACCTGTGAAGTGTTATTTCATTCGCATGGACTCTAATGCTACTATTGGTCAAAGCCATTGTATATTATCTAATAAAAACATTTGTGAAGCACGATCTCGTTTTATGCATGCACATGGATTGTCTAGTGTGGCCAGTTATATGGCTAG GTTTTCTCTTATATTGTCCAAGACCATGAAGCTGGATGTTGATTTAGCATCTGTGAATATTGAAGACATTGACGATGTATTTTGCATG GATAGAGATGGCAATGTTGTTAAAGATAGAGATGATAAACCTCGAATACATACAGATGGAACTGGTTTCATCTCTGAGGATTTAGCTTTGCTTTGCCCTAGTAATTTATACAGAGGAGAGCAAACCAGATATGAAAATATTGAG AGAAGTCCCAATCATGATGAACTTGCTGATAAGCTTTTGGCCATGGAACTGTCAGAATCTAGTATCCGAGAACCT CCTTTGCTGATCCAGTTCCGTCTCTTTAACAATGGTCGTGCTATTAAGGGaactcttttgatcaataaaaag CTTCCTCCAAGAACAATTCAAGTTCGACCTTCCATGATTAAAGTTGAGAAAGatccaaaactttcaaatattagAACAGAGAACTCATTGGAGATAGTAGGAACAAG CAATCATCCAAAGAGATCATTTCTGTCAAGAAATTTGATTGCACTTTTAAGCTATGGAGGGATCCCAAAAGAATATTTCATGGATATACTTATAAATGCTTTAAGAGATGCCCATGGTGCCTCCTCCAATAAGCGGGCAGCATTAAGag TTTCCATTAACTATGGTGAGATGGATGATTTCTGTGTTGCAAGAATGATTTTATCAGGGATTCCTCTTGATGAATCTTATCTGCAACATCGCCTCTCTATACTGATGAAGGAGGAAAAGAAGAGTCTTGCAGGAGGAAAGCTTCATGTACCTGAATGTTACTATTTAATGGGCACTGCAGATCCCACTGGAATCCTCGAAAGTGATGAAGTTTGTGTGATCCT TGAAAATGGACAAATATCCGGGAAGGTATTGGTGTACAGGAATCCTGGTTTACACTTTGGTGATATTCATGTTTTAAAGGCTACCTATGTGAAGGCCTTAGAATCTCTTATTGGAAATGCCAAGTATGCCATATTCTTCCCTTGTAAAGGTCCACGGTCCTTGGCAGACGAAATAGCGGGTGGTGATTTTGATGGTGACATGTATTGGGTCTCGAGAAACCCCCAG TACATATTTTTGAATCTTCAGCTATTGGAATATTTCAAAGAGAGTGAGCCTTGGACACCAACTTTGTCAATGCAACATGTGCCCAATCATGATGTGGCCACTAAAGAGCCTGGTGATTTTTCGTCTGAGGAGCTCGAAGAAGAGCTTTTTAAGTTATTCCTGACCACTAGGTTTCAGCCAAG TTATGCTAAGAGTGTGGCAGCTGACAGTTGGCTGGCATTGATGGATCGGCTTCTGATACTTGGAGATGAATGTATTGAAGAAAGAGATCATTTGAAGGAAAACATAATTCAGttaattgatatatattatgACGCTTTAGATGCACCAAAAAAGGGAGGACGAAAG ATTGAGGTTCCAAAAGAATTGAAGGCAGAATTGTTTCCACATTATATGGAGAGGGGGAATTCTTTCACTTCTACATCTATTCTGGGTTCAATTTATGATGCAGTTAAGTCATATCAAGCAGAATGTCTGTCGATGAAAG ATGTTTGGAAACTCCcttgttttgaagttgaaatCCCTGAAGCCTGCTTGGACAAATGGAATAAATGCTACCTGCAATACAGGCAGGAGATGACTACTTCCTTGAAACAGGATGAGGGGAAAAATGAGGCTGCCGAAGAAGTCATCAAAAAGTATAAGCAG ATTTTGTATGGTGCAGAAGAATATGAAGAGAGTAAAAGAAGGATGGAAGATATATTTAACGAGGCACTTGCAATATATCATATCACATACGATTATGCTAAAAGCAAAGGCTCTGCCAGCTATTGTGGCTTTGCTTGGAGGGTTGCAGGTCCAACCCTAATCAAGTTCCATGCCATGAAACAGGATGAAAAGTCTTTCATCTGTCTCCCGTCTGTTTTGCAGGAGATATTAAATTAA
- the LOC122304696 gene encoding probable RNA-dependent RNA polymerase 5 isoform X2, with product MADASYMQVPLPDPVEQLIQQICREQSQMPPGPQVRQELASIGEEKAVQLLRVISGSKIRKSLGGFILHMIRNAPCSPPQCIAPASPLRIPSSLSRSMMSPPQGSLRGSPSSNLNSAGAVSPKLLAWGELEFRKAFLILSYIGPNQLDDIDISADEIRSLKHLGMVEFEERVWKALGQHYVDREHRRRAIDWDAKKTHLYHCHVSQDGKCQFKGPYLHKTKTHLQRVLGDENVLVVKFAEEGVDRNRRSIISFDDYSMYSKIAREGIHVGTHRYCFFVFKDGGKEEKKKSPTSSPVKCYFIRMDSNATIGQSHCILSNKNICEARSRFMHAHGLSSVASYMARFSLILSKTMKLDVDLASVNIEDIDDVFCMDRDGNVVKDRDDKPRIHTDGTGFISEDLALLCPSNLYRGEQTRYENIERSPNHDELADKLLAMELSESSIREPPLLIQFRLFNNGRAIKGTLLINKKLPPRTIQVRPSMIKVEKDPKLSNIRTENSLEIVGTSNHPKRSFLSRNLIALLSYGGIPKEYFMDILINALRDAHGASSNKRAALRVSINYGEMDDFCVARMILSGIPLDESYLQHRLSILMKEEKKSLAGGKLHVPECYYLMGTADPTGILESDEVCVILENGQISGKVLVYRNPGLHFGDIHVLKATYVKALESLIGNAKYAIFFPCKGPRSLADEIAGGDFDGDMYWVSRNPQLLEYFKESEPWTPTLSMQHVPNHDVATKEPGDFSSEELEEELFKLFLTTRFQPSYAKSVAADSWLALMDRLLILGDECIEERDHLKENIIQLIDIYYDALDAPKKGGRKIEVPKELKAELFPHYMERGNSFTSTSILGSIYDAVKSYQAECLSMKDVWKLPCFEVEIPEACLDKWNKCYLQYRQEMTTSLKQDEGKNEAAEEVIKKYKQILYGAEEYEESKRRMEDIFNEALAIYHITYDYAKSKGSASYCGFAWRVAGPTLIKFHAMKQDEKSFICLPSVLQEILN from the exons ATGGCGGATGCTTCTTACATGCAAGTCCCGCTCCCTGACCCGGTGGAGCAGCTTATCCAGCAAATCTGTAGGGAGCAGAGCCAGATGCCCCCCGGCCCCCAGGTGCGCCAGGAGCTTGCTTCCATTGGCGAAGAAAAGGCTGTCCAGCTCCTCCGAGTTATCTCGGGCTCTAAAATTAGGAAAAGCCTCGGCGGGTTCATCCTTCACATGATCCGCAATGCTCCCTGTTCCCCGCCTCAGTGTATCGCCCCCGCCTCTCCGCTTCGCATTCCATCCTCTCTTTCCCGCTCCATGATGAGCCCTCCTCAAG GGAGTCTTAGAGGCTCACcctcttcaaatttaaattcaGCGGGTGCTGTTAGTCCCAAGTTACTGGCCTGGGGAGAACTTGAGTTCCGAAAGGCTTTCTTAATACTAAGTTACATTGGGCC AAATCAGCTTGACGATATTGATATATCTGCTGATGAGATTAGAAGTCTGAAACATTTAGGAATGGTAGAGTTTGAAGAAAGAGTTTGGAAAGCCTTGGGCCAACACTATGTCGACAGAGAACACCGAAGAAGG GCCATTGATTGGGATGCCAAAAAGACACACCTCTACCATTGTCATGTTTCTCAGGATGGGAAATGCCAGTTCAAG GGCCCCTATTTacacaaaacaaaaactcacCTGCAAAGAGTTTTAGGAGATGAGAACGTTTTAGTTGTCAAGTTTGCTGAAGAGGGGGTGGACAGGAACAGACGGAGTATCATTTCCTTTGATGATTATTCTATGTACAGCAAGATTGCAAGAGAAGGGATTCATGTTGGTACCCATCGTTATTGCTTTTTTG TGTTTAAAGATGGTggcaaagaagaaaagaagaagagccCAACTTCTTCACCTGTGAAGTGTTATTTCATTCGCATGGACTCTAATGCTACTATTGGTCAAAGCCATTGTATATTATCTAATAAAAACATTTGTGAAGCACGATCTCGTTTTATGCATGCACATGGATTGTCTAGTGTGGCCAGTTATATGGCTAG GTTTTCTCTTATATTGTCCAAGACCATGAAGCTGGATGTTGATTTAGCATCTGTGAATATTGAAGACATTGACGATGTATTTTGCATG GATAGAGATGGCAATGTTGTTAAAGATAGAGATGATAAACCTCGAATACATACAGATGGAACTGGTTTCATCTCTGAGGATTTAGCTTTGCTTTGCCCTAGTAATTTATACAGAGGAGAGCAAACCAGATATGAAAATATTGAG AGAAGTCCCAATCATGATGAACTTGCTGATAAGCTTTTGGCCATGGAACTGTCAGAATCTAGTATCCGAGAACCT CCTTTGCTGATCCAGTTCCGTCTCTTTAACAATGGTCGTGCTATTAAGGGaactcttttgatcaataaaaag CTTCCTCCAAGAACAATTCAAGTTCGACCTTCCATGATTAAAGTTGAGAAAGatccaaaactttcaaatattagAACAGAGAACTCATTGGAGATAGTAGGAACAAG CAATCATCCAAAGAGATCATTTCTGTCAAGAAATTTGATTGCACTTTTAAGCTATGGAGGGATCCCAAAAGAATATTTCATGGATATACTTATAAATGCTTTAAGAGATGCCCATGGTGCCTCCTCCAATAAGCGGGCAGCATTAAGag TTTCCATTAACTATGGTGAGATGGATGATTTCTGTGTTGCAAGAATGATTTTATCAGGGATTCCTCTTGATGAATCTTATCTGCAACATCGCCTCTCTATACTGATGAAGGAGGAAAAGAAGAGTCTTGCAGGAGGAAAGCTTCATGTACCTGAATGTTACTATTTAATGGGCACTGCAGATCCCACTGGAATCCTCGAAAGTGATGAAGTTTGTGTGATCCT TGAAAATGGACAAATATCCGGGAAGGTATTGGTGTACAGGAATCCTGGTTTACACTTTGGTGATATTCATGTTTTAAAGGCTACCTATGTGAAGGCCTTAGAATCTCTTATTGGAAATGCCAAGTATGCCATATTCTTCCCTTGTAAAGGTCCACGGTCCTTGGCAGACGAAATAGCGGGTGGTGATTTTGATGGTGACATGTATTGGGTCTCGAGAAACCCCCAG CTATTGGAATATTTCAAAGAGAGTGAGCCTTGGACACCAACTTTGTCAATGCAACATGTGCCCAATCATGATGTGGCCACTAAAGAGCCTGGTGATTTTTCGTCTGAGGAGCTCGAAGAAGAGCTTTTTAAGTTATTCCTGACCACTAGGTTTCAGCCAAG TTATGCTAAGAGTGTGGCAGCTGACAGTTGGCTGGCATTGATGGATCGGCTTCTGATACTTGGAGATGAATGTATTGAAGAAAGAGATCATTTGAAGGAAAACATAATTCAGttaattgatatatattatgACGCTTTAGATGCACCAAAAAAGGGAGGACGAAAG ATTGAGGTTCCAAAAGAATTGAAGGCAGAATTGTTTCCACATTATATGGAGAGGGGGAATTCTTTCACTTCTACATCTATTCTGGGTTCAATTTATGATGCAGTTAAGTCATATCAAGCAGAATGTCTGTCGATGAAAG ATGTTTGGAAACTCCcttgttttgaagttgaaatCCCTGAAGCCTGCTTGGACAAATGGAATAAATGCTACCTGCAATACAGGCAGGAGATGACTACTTCCTTGAAACAGGATGAGGGGAAAAATGAGGCTGCCGAAGAAGTCATCAAAAAGTATAAGCAG ATTTTGTATGGTGCAGAAGAATATGAAGAGAGTAAAAGAAGGATGGAAGATATATTTAACGAGGCACTTGCAATATATCATATCACATACGATTATGCTAAAAGCAAAGGCTCTGCCAGCTATTGTGGCTTTGCTTGGAGGGTTGCAGGTCCAACCCTAATCAAGTTCCATGCCATGAAACAGGATGAAAAGTCTTTCATCTGTCTCCCGTCTGTTTTGCAGGAGATATTAAATTAA
- the LOC122304696 gene encoding probable RNA-dependent RNA polymerase 5 isoform X3 has product MVEFEERVWKALGQHYVDREHRRRAIDWDAKKTHLYHCHVSQDGKCQFKGPYLHKTKTHLQRVLGDENVLVVKFAEEGVDRNRRSIISFDDYSMYSKIAREGIHVGTHRYCFFVFKDGGKEEKKKSPTSSPVKCYFIRMDSNATIGQSHCILSNKNICEARSRFMHAHGLSSVASYMARFSLILSKTMKLDVDLASVNIEDIDDVFCMDRDGNVVKDRDDKPRIHTDGTGFISEDLALLCPSNLYRGEQTRYENIERSPNHDELADKLLAMELSESSIREPPLLIQFRLFNNGRAIKGTLLINKKLPPRTIQVRPSMIKVEKDPKLSNIRTENSLEIVGTSNHPKRSFLSRNLIALLSYGGIPKEYFMDILINALRDAHGASSNKRAALRVSINYGEMDDFCVARMILSGIPLDESYLQHRLSILMKEEKKSLAGGKLHVPECYYLMGTADPTGILESDEVCVILENGQISGKVLVYRNPGLHFGDIHVLKATYVKALESLIGNAKYAIFFPCKGPRSLADEIAGGDFDGDMYWVSRNPQYIFLNLQLLEYFKESEPWTPTLSMQHVPNHDVATKEPGDFSSEELEEELFKLFLTTRFQPSYAKSVAADSWLALMDRLLILGDECIEERDHLKENIIQLIDIYYDALDAPKKGGRKIEVPKELKAELFPHYMERGNSFTSTSILGSIYDAVKSYQAECLSMKDVWKLPCFEVEIPEACLDKWNKCYLQYRQEMTTSLKQDEGKNEAAEEVIKKYKQILYGAEEYEESKRRMEDIFNEALAIYHITYDYAKSKGSASYCGFAWRVAGPTLIKFHAMKQDEKSFICLPSVLQEILN; this is encoded by the exons ATGGTAGAGTTTGAAGAAAGAGTTTGGAAAGCCTTGGGCCAACACTATGTCGACAGAGAACACCGAAGAAGG GCCATTGATTGGGATGCCAAAAAGACACACCTCTACCATTGTCATGTTTCTCAGGATGGGAAATGCCAGTTCAAG GGCCCCTATTTacacaaaacaaaaactcacCTGCAAAGAGTTTTAGGAGATGAGAACGTTTTAGTTGTCAAGTTTGCTGAAGAGGGGGTGGACAGGAACAGACGGAGTATCATTTCCTTTGATGATTATTCTATGTACAGCAAGATTGCAAGAGAAGGGATTCATGTTGGTACCCATCGTTATTGCTTTTTTG TGTTTAAAGATGGTggcaaagaagaaaagaagaagagccCAACTTCTTCACCTGTGAAGTGTTATTTCATTCGCATGGACTCTAATGCTACTATTGGTCAAAGCCATTGTATATTATCTAATAAAAACATTTGTGAAGCACGATCTCGTTTTATGCATGCACATGGATTGTCTAGTGTGGCCAGTTATATGGCTAG GTTTTCTCTTATATTGTCCAAGACCATGAAGCTGGATGTTGATTTAGCATCTGTGAATATTGAAGACATTGACGATGTATTTTGCATG GATAGAGATGGCAATGTTGTTAAAGATAGAGATGATAAACCTCGAATACATACAGATGGAACTGGTTTCATCTCTGAGGATTTAGCTTTGCTTTGCCCTAGTAATTTATACAGAGGAGAGCAAACCAGATATGAAAATATTGAG AGAAGTCCCAATCATGATGAACTTGCTGATAAGCTTTTGGCCATGGAACTGTCAGAATCTAGTATCCGAGAACCT CCTTTGCTGATCCAGTTCCGTCTCTTTAACAATGGTCGTGCTATTAAGGGaactcttttgatcaataaaaag CTTCCTCCAAGAACAATTCAAGTTCGACCTTCCATGATTAAAGTTGAGAAAGatccaaaactttcaaatattagAACAGAGAACTCATTGGAGATAGTAGGAACAAG CAATCATCCAAAGAGATCATTTCTGTCAAGAAATTTGATTGCACTTTTAAGCTATGGAGGGATCCCAAAAGAATATTTCATGGATATACTTATAAATGCTTTAAGAGATGCCCATGGTGCCTCCTCCAATAAGCGGGCAGCATTAAGag TTTCCATTAACTATGGTGAGATGGATGATTTCTGTGTTGCAAGAATGATTTTATCAGGGATTCCTCTTGATGAATCTTATCTGCAACATCGCCTCTCTATACTGATGAAGGAGGAAAAGAAGAGTCTTGCAGGAGGAAAGCTTCATGTACCTGAATGTTACTATTTAATGGGCACTGCAGATCCCACTGGAATCCTCGAAAGTGATGAAGTTTGTGTGATCCT TGAAAATGGACAAATATCCGGGAAGGTATTGGTGTACAGGAATCCTGGTTTACACTTTGGTGATATTCATGTTTTAAAGGCTACCTATGTGAAGGCCTTAGAATCTCTTATTGGAAATGCCAAGTATGCCATATTCTTCCCTTGTAAAGGTCCACGGTCCTTGGCAGACGAAATAGCGGGTGGTGATTTTGATGGTGACATGTATTGGGTCTCGAGAAACCCCCAG TACATATTTTTGAATCTTCAGCTATTGGAATATTTCAAAGAGAGTGAGCCTTGGACACCAACTTTGTCAATGCAACATGTGCCCAATCATGATGTGGCCACTAAAGAGCCTGGTGATTTTTCGTCTGAGGAGCTCGAAGAAGAGCTTTTTAAGTTATTCCTGACCACTAGGTTTCAGCCAAG TTATGCTAAGAGTGTGGCAGCTGACAGTTGGCTGGCATTGATGGATCGGCTTCTGATACTTGGAGATGAATGTATTGAAGAAAGAGATCATTTGAAGGAAAACATAATTCAGttaattgatatatattatgACGCTTTAGATGCACCAAAAAAGGGAGGACGAAAG ATTGAGGTTCCAAAAGAATTGAAGGCAGAATTGTTTCCACATTATATGGAGAGGGGGAATTCTTTCACTTCTACATCTATTCTGGGTTCAATTTATGATGCAGTTAAGTCATATCAAGCAGAATGTCTGTCGATGAAAG ATGTTTGGAAACTCCcttgttttgaagttgaaatCCCTGAAGCCTGCTTGGACAAATGGAATAAATGCTACCTGCAATACAGGCAGGAGATGACTACTTCCTTGAAACAGGATGAGGGGAAAAATGAGGCTGCCGAAGAAGTCATCAAAAAGTATAAGCAG ATTTTGTATGGTGCAGAAGAATATGAAGAGAGTAAAAGAAGGATGGAAGATATATTTAACGAGGCACTTGCAATATATCATATCACATACGATTATGCTAAAAGCAAAGGCTCTGCCAGCTATTGTGGCTTTGCTTGGAGGGTTGCAGGTCCAACCCTAATCAAGTTCCATGCCATGAAACAGGATGAAAAGTCTTTCATCTGTCTCCCGTCTGTTTTGCAGGAGATATTAAATTAA
- the LOC122304696 gene encoding probable RNA-dependent RNA polymerase 5 isoform X4 translates to MSTENTEEGPLIGMPKRHTSTIVMFLRMGNASSRFGVQCFYSYLQELAVGPYLHKTKTHLQRVLGDENVLVVKFAEEGVDRNRRSIISFDDYSMYSKIAREGIHVGTHRYCFFVFKDGGKEEKKKSPTSSPVKCYFIRMDSNATIGQSHCILSNKNICEARSRFMHAHGLSSVASYMARFSLILSKTMKLDVDLASVNIEDIDDVFCMDRDGNVVKDRDDKPRIHTDGTGFISEDLALLCPSNLYRGEQTRYENIERSPNHDELADKLLAMELSESSIREPPLLIQFRLFNNGRAIKGTLLINKKLPPRTIQVRPSMIKVEKDPKLSNIRTENSLEIVGTSNHPKRSFLSRNLIALLSYGGIPKEYFMDILINALRDAHGASSNKRAALRVSINYGEMDDFCVARMILSGIPLDESYLQHRLSILMKEEKKSLAGGKLHVPECYYLMGTADPTGILESDEVCVILENGQISGKVLVYRNPGLHFGDIHVLKATYVKALESLIGNAKYAIFFPCKGPRSLADEIAGGDFDGDMYWVSRNPQYIFLNLQLLEYFKESEPWTPTLSMQHVPNHDVATKEPGDFSSEELEEELFKLFLTTRFQPSYAKSVAADSWLALMDRLLILGDECIEERDHLKENIIQLIDIYYDALDAPKKGGRKIEVPKELKAELFPHYMERGNSFTSTSILGSIYDAVKSYQAECLSMKDVWKLPCFEVEIPEACLDKWNKCYLQYRQEMTTSLKQDEGKNEAAEEVIKKYKQILYGAEEYEESKRRMEDIFNEALAIYHITYDYAKSKGSASYCGFAWRVAGPTLIKFHAMKQDEKSFICLPSVLQEILN, encoded by the exons ATGTCGACAGAGAACACCGAAGAAGG GCCATTGATTGGGATGCCAAAAAGACACACCTCTACCATTGTCATGTTTCTCAGGATGGGAAATGCCAGTTCAAG GTTTGGAGTTCAGTGCTTCTATTCCTATTTGCAGGAGCTTGCAGTG GGCCCCTATTTacacaaaacaaaaactcacCTGCAAAGAGTTTTAGGAGATGAGAACGTTTTAGTTGTCAAGTTTGCTGAAGAGGGGGTGGACAGGAACAGACGGAGTATCATTTCCTTTGATGATTATTCTATGTACAGCAAGATTGCAAGAGAAGGGATTCATGTTGGTACCCATCGTTATTGCTTTTTTG TGTTTAAAGATGGTggcaaagaagaaaagaagaagagccCAACTTCTTCACCTGTGAAGTGTTATTTCATTCGCATGGACTCTAATGCTACTATTGGTCAAAGCCATTGTATATTATCTAATAAAAACATTTGTGAAGCACGATCTCGTTTTATGCATGCACATGGATTGTCTAGTGTGGCCAGTTATATGGCTAG GTTTTCTCTTATATTGTCCAAGACCATGAAGCTGGATGTTGATTTAGCATCTGTGAATATTGAAGACATTGACGATGTATTTTGCATG GATAGAGATGGCAATGTTGTTAAAGATAGAGATGATAAACCTCGAATACATACAGATGGAACTGGTTTCATCTCTGAGGATTTAGCTTTGCTTTGCCCTAGTAATTTATACAGAGGAGAGCAAACCAGATATGAAAATATTGAG AGAAGTCCCAATCATGATGAACTTGCTGATAAGCTTTTGGCCATGGAACTGTCAGAATCTAGTATCCGAGAACCT CCTTTGCTGATCCAGTTCCGTCTCTTTAACAATGGTCGTGCTATTAAGGGaactcttttgatcaataaaaag CTTCCTCCAAGAACAATTCAAGTTCGACCTTCCATGATTAAAGTTGAGAAAGatccaaaactttcaaatattagAACAGAGAACTCATTGGAGATAGTAGGAACAAG CAATCATCCAAAGAGATCATTTCTGTCAAGAAATTTGATTGCACTTTTAAGCTATGGAGGGATCCCAAAAGAATATTTCATGGATATACTTATAAATGCTTTAAGAGATGCCCATGGTGCCTCCTCCAATAAGCGGGCAGCATTAAGag TTTCCATTAACTATGGTGAGATGGATGATTTCTGTGTTGCAAGAATGATTTTATCAGGGATTCCTCTTGATGAATCTTATCTGCAACATCGCCTCTCTATACTGATGAAGGAGGAAAAGAAGAGTCTTGCAGGAGGAAAGCTTCATGTACCTGAATGTTACTATTTAATGGGCACTGCAGATCCCACTGGAATCCTCGAAAGTGATGAAGTTTGTGTGATCCT TGAAAATGGACAAATATCCGGGAAGGTATTGGTGTACAGGAATCCTGGTTTACACTTTGGTGATATTCATGTTTTAAAGGCTACCTATGTGAAGGCCTTAGAATCTCTTATTGGAAATGCCAAGTATGCCATATTCTTCCCTTGTAAAGGTCCACGGTCCTTGGCAGACGAAATAGCGGGTGGTGATTTTGATGGTGACATGTATTGGGTCTCGAGAAACCCCCAG TACATATTTTTGAATCTTCAGCTATTGGAATATTTCAAAGAGAGTGAGCCTTGGACACCAACTTTGTCAATGCAACATGTGCCCAATCATGATGTGGCCACTAAAGAGCCTGGTGATTTTTCGTCTGAGGAGCTCGAAGAAGAGCTTTTTAAGTTATTCCTGACCACTAGGTTTCAGCCAAG TTATGCTAAGAGTGTGGCAGCTGACAGTTGGCTGGCATTGATGGATCGGCTTCTGATACTTGGAGATGAATGTATTGAAGAAAGAGATCATTTGAAGGAAAACATAATTCAGttaattgatatatattatgACGCTTTAGATGCACCAAAAAAGGGAGGACGAAAG ATTGAGGTTCCAAAAGAATTGAAGGCAGAATTGTTTCCACATTATATGGAGAGGGGGAATTCTTTCACTTCTACATCTATTCTGGGTTCAATTTATGATGCAGTTAAGTCATATCAAGCAGAATGTCTGTCGATGAAAG ATGTTTGGAAACTCCcttgttttgaagttgaaatCCCTGAAGCCTGCTTGGACAAATGGAATAAATGCTACCTGCAATACAGGCAGGAGATGACTACTTCCTTGAAACAGGATGAGGGGAAAAATGAGGCTGCCGAAGAAGTCATCAAAAAGTATAAGCAG ATTTTGTATGGTGCAGAAGAATATGAAGAGAGTAAAAGAAGGATGGAAGATATATTTAACGAGGCACTTGCAATATATCATATCACATACGATTATGCTAAAAGCAAAGGCTCTGCCAGCTATTGTGGCTTTGCTTGGAGGGTTGCAGGTCCAACCCTAATCAAGTTCCATGCCATGAAACAGGATGAAAAGTCTTTCATCTGTCTCCCGTCTGTTTTGCAGGAGATATTAAATTAA